The genomic window GGCCGTTCTCCACAAGATCGTTTCATTGTAAAAGATGATATTACAAAGGATCAAGTTTGGTGGGGAAATGTAAATATCCCGTTTGAACCTCAAGCTTTTGAAAAGCTTTATAATAAAGTAACAGCATTTTTATCAGACAAAGAAGTTTTTGTTCGTGATTCTTATGTATGCTCTGATCCAAATTATAGATTAAATGTTCGCGTTGTAACCGAAACAGCTTGGTCGAATTTGTTCTGTTACAATATGTTTTTACGACCAGAAGAATCGGAACTGGCTAATTTTACTCCAGAATGGACAGTAGTTTGTGCACCAAATTTTATGGCAGATCCTGCTGTAGACGGAACACGCCAGTCTAATTTTGCTATTTTAGATTTTACTAAAAAAATTGCCTTAATTGGAGGAACAGGTTATACTGGAGAAATGAAAAAAGGAATTTTCTCTGCATTAAACTTTATACTTCCAGTTTTCAAAAATACACTTCCTATGCACTGTAGTGCGAATGTTGGAGAAGACGGAGATACCGCAATTTTCTTCGGATTGTCTGGAACAGGGAAAACAACTTTATCTGCAGATCCAGAACGTAAATTGATCGGAGACGACGAGCACGGCTGGACAAATGAAAATACTGTTTTCAATTTTGAGGGCGGTTGTTATGCTAAAGTAATCAACTTAACAGAAGAAAACGAACCAGATATTTTTAGAGCAATCAAAAAAGGAGCGCTTTTAGAAAATGTGGTTTTCAAAGCAGGAACAAACGAAGTAGATTTTGATGATGTATCGATTACGCAAAATACTCGTGTAAGTTATCCAATAACTCATATAGACAATGTACAGCCAGGTTTGGTTGGACATAATCCAAAAAATATATTTTTCCTTACAGCAGATTCTTTCGGAATTCTACCTCCAATTTCAAGATTAAATCCAGGTCAGGCAGCATACCACTTTATTTCTGGTTATACTGCAAAAGTTGCTGGAACAGAAGCGGGCGTAACAGAGCCTCAGCCAAATTTCTCAGCTTGTTTTGGAGCACCATTTATGCCTTTACACCCAACCCGTTATGCTGAAATGTTAAGCAAAAAAATGAAAGATGCCGGCGTAAAAGTTTGGTTAATCAATACAGGATGGACTGGCGGACCTTATGGAATTGGAAGCCGTATGAAATTAAAGTATACTCGTGCCATGATTACCGCTGCTTTAAAAGGCGAACTGGATAATGTAGAGTATGCAGATCATAAAGTATTTGGAATTGCAAAACCACAATCTTGTCCGAATGTTCCAGAAGAGATTTTAAATCCTAGAAATACTTGGGAAGACAAAGAATTATACGACCAAAAAGCATTAGAATTAGCACAAAAATTCAAAGCTAATTTTGCCAAGTTTGAAGAGTTTGCAAACGCTGAAATCTTAGCGGGCGCACCGATTACAGAATAAAAGGAATTAGTTAATTCAAATTAAAAAAAGCTGTTCGTTATGAACAGCTTTTTTGTTTGGTTTCCAATCACATAAAAAAAAATAAATAAAACACTGAAACTGCGACTGGAAACCTTGAATTTCTTATTTTTTAGCTTCGTCAATACGTTTCTGGATTAAATCCCAAGCGTAGTAGTGAAATGTCATTCCGTTGCTCATCGCTACAAAAAGTCCGTTTTTATATTGACCTCCTAAGTTTACACTTGTAACATCGGCGCCATCACATTCAATTGTTGATGTTGGTACTTCCGCCAATAATGTATGGCTGTTTGGATTTCCTTTTGCTCCTTCTCTAGGATAAACCATAAAAGAATTTGCCTGTTGGTTGGATACTAAAATATATCCTGTAGAATCTGTTTTTTTGTAGATTGCAATTCCTTCGTGATCTGCCTTGAAATCTTTCTGGCCGAAGAAAGCCAATTCTTTATTATCGTTTGAAGCGGGATCTGCTTTGTATTTTCTAATTCCAACCTGCTCATCACAATAGTAAACAAAACCTAATTCATTATCTACAGCAATGGCTTCGATTTCTTTTTTACCGCTGTATGTTCCGAATTTGCGAACTACTTTTGCAGCAGCAAATTTCCCATTTCCAGAAAGTTCATACTGCCATAAATAACTTCCAGACGGACCAGTTTTTCTTCCCACAACAGCAAAAATCTTTTGATCACTTGGACGCGTGTATAAAGCAACTCCCATTGGGTCACGCTGTGATTCGCCCGCAAAAACTTCGATGCCACCGTTATCAATCGGTTCTAAATCGGGCAGACTAAAGATTCTGATTTTGGTGCTTTCACGTTCTGTTGTAACAGCAATATCTACTTTTTTTCCGTCAATGATTAATCCGTAAGCGATATCAACATTGTTTGGACGTTTTAACGGAATTGATTTTTTAAGGATTTTTCCATTCAAATCAAAAGCATATAAACCGCCGTCTGTATCTTTATCCGTACCAACAATAATACTTTTTGACGCATCGTTTGGGTTAATCCAGATCGAAGGATCGTCTGTATCATGAGGCAATGCTGCGGTAACAGTGGTTGGTTTTACTGCATTCGGTTGAATAGGAGCTAATTTATCGTCTTTACAAGCCGTAAATGCAAGGCTTAAAAGTAAAAAAGCAAGTATCGATTTATTTTTCATTATCGGTAATTTATTTTAAAGAAATTAGACAGAAACGCTAAGTTCTGTCTAATTTAGTAGTTTTTTGTATTGATTTTACAAGTCTAATTTCAATCCGAAATTGTAACGAGCTTGGTAATATTCAGCTTGTTTCGTATGAGCCGCAACTCCTTGATAATAACGTAACGGCTGATTCGTTAAGTTATTAGCTTCTGCAAAAAAGCGAAGTTTTGGAGTAATTTTATAAGAAGCATTCGCATCTAAGAAAAACTGCTTGTCATAGTAACTGTCTTTATAAGACTCAGAACCTAATTCATCTAAATAATCAGATGTAAAGTTTGTTGAGATTCTAGCAGAGAAACGTTTGTTTTCCCAAGACAAAGATCCGTTAAACATATGAGGAGTTGTTCCTGGAAGACTGATATCGTTTCTTTCGTTTCCATCTTCATCGGCAATTCCTTTTGCTTTAGATTGTGTGTAAGTATAGTTTACGTATACTGCAAAACCTTTTAAGAATTTACCAGGAAGGAAATCTAGCTGACGCTGGAAAGCAACTTCAAATCCGTAAACATCAACAGTATTTCCGTTTCTTGACTGTAAAAATGACCAGTTTTCTCCAGCTGGAATCGGATTAATTTGATTTGGAAAATCTGCAGCAAACTTAGCATCAGTATATTGATTGTCGCTGTAGTTGTAGATAAAATCATTTAATCTTTTGTAGAAAACACCTCCAGAAATCAAACCAACAGATTTGAAATAGTTCTCTGCCATGAAATCATAATTATATGAATAAGTAGCGTCAAGATCAGGATTTCCAGCTGTAATTTCTTTGTCTGCAGCAATGTTGTTTACATAAGGCGCTAATGCATAGTAGTTTGGTCGTGCTAAAGCAGTTGTTGCTGCAGCTCTTAAAATCAAATCTTTTGTCGCATTGTATTGGAATGAAATACTTGGTAAAAGATTAGTGTATGAGTTTGTATTGTTGATTTTGCTCTCTAATTCTTCTTCGTCCAATACACGATTTCCTGTATAATCAATATGAGTATTTTCAACACGGAAACCTAAAACCATAGAAAGTTTATCATTAAAATCCTGATCCCATCTTACATAAGCAGCAGTAATTCTTTCTTTTGCGTTGTAATTCACCGCTAAATATTCTGCTGGATCAGTTTCTTTCTCGAATAAAGTCGAATTGTTTAAATCTAAACTTCCTAAATAAGAAACCGAAGCAAAAGTTCCCGGCACATATTTACTTCCCGGATTAAATCCTTGCCCATCATAATAACTTGTTGGAACTTCAGATAATAATTCCATTCCATCAGTAAGAGTTGAGTAAGAATAGAACATATTATTTCTTTCTTTTTCTTTTAATCGAAGTCTAAGACCAGTTCTAAGTCTTCCTTTTTCACCTGCAATTACAGAGAAAGGAAAACGGATATTTACTTTAGCACCAAATTCGCTTTCGCTTGTTTCATCTGTGTTTTCAGTTACAGAATCAAATTCGAATTCATCTGTAGCTTCACCAGCAGTTGTCAATAAAGGAAATCTTGGATTAGATAAATCTTGGAACATTTCCAAACCTTTCTGACGGTATTCTATGTAACGCTCGCCTGGGCGGTATTCTCTAGCTTTTGCATAGTTTGCAGACCAGTCTAAATCTAAAGTAGAGTTAATTAAGTGTTCTCCACGAAGAGAATAATTTTGCACTCTTTGATCTTCTAATCTTCTGTTTTTATTTCTGCTGTTGTCCAAACCACCTTTTGTCTGACGTTTTACACGACCTTCAAATCCTGTTATAGTTTCGCCATCGTAAATAGCTTCAATATCATCGTAAGTAGTTCTGAAACGATTTTCTCTATCGTCTCTCCAGTTGTAAATTGCATTAGCAAAAATGGTATTGTTTTCGTCAAATTTATAATCTAAAGCAATAGATCCGCTTCGGCGAATACGCTGTACATCGTACTTTCTAATTTCTGCAGCTTGTAAATAATCATTTCCAAATTCATCTCTTACCCATTCGTTTTCGATATTATCAGAACCGTAATCAACGTTGTTGTAAGAACCGCTGAAAACTGCTCCTAACTTATTATCAAAAAAACGGTTACCATATACGAAACCAGCTGTGTAAGAAGCGTGCTCACGAATTGGTAAATATCCTCCAGCAAGCGTTGCAGAAATTCTTTCGCCGTTTGGAGTTGCTCTTGTAATTAAGTTTACAGAACCTCCAATCGCGTCAGCATCCATATCAGATGTTAGAGTTTTGTTTACTTCGATAGTAGAAATCATATCAGACGGAATTAAGTCCATTTGTACGTTTCTGTTATCTCCTTCTGCAGATGGAATACGGTCGCCATTTAAAGTTACCGAGTTTAAAGACGGAGCCAAACCTCTAATAATAATGTTACGAGCTTCACCTTGGTCATTCTGCATGGTAATACCAGGAACACGTTTTAAAGCGTCTCCAACGTTAGCATCAGGAAAACGTCCCATTTGATCAGAAGAAATTACGTTTCCGATGTTTTTGTTGTTTTTTTGCTGATTCAATGCTTTCGCCTGACCTTTTAAGATGTCTCCAACGACAACTTCATTCAGTTCAGTTCCAGAGGTTTTAAGAGCAAAATCAATTACGTTGTTCTTGCCTTGTTCAACTTTTATTTCTTGAGTTAAAGAAGTATATCCGATATATTTTACTTCAACTTTATAAGTTCCTTCATTAATGTTTAATAATTCAAAACGCCCGTTATAATCAGAAACGGTATATTTTTTTTCACCTACAATTTGAACCATAGCTCCAGGCAGAGGTAATTTGTCGTCGGCATCTAATATCTTTCCAGATATAATTGCTTTCTGAGCAAAACCTGTAAAGGCTAGTAAAAAGAATGTTGTTAGTAATAAAAATTTTTTCATTGTGTGTGTTTAGTTTGATTTGCTGCGAAACTATAATCTGCGTATTACTAAAAGCCTTTAAAAAAATTAACATAGTGTTATGATTAGCCAAAAATTCGGGCAGCTTATTAATATTTAACTAACATTACAATTTCAAATAATTGATTCACAATTAAAAACAAATAATTATTTTGATTGTATTTGAAAAATTGGCGTTAAATTTGCCTTATCAATCACAATCAAAAATCATCAATCATGTTAAAACAATTTTTTATCCTATGTTCAGGAGTCGACCGAGACCTCTTGAAAGACTGCTCAGAAGGCGAACAAACTAAATATGTTGGTATTGGCGCTACAGTGTTTTTTACAGCAGTCATGGCTTTCTTGGCCAGTGCTTATGCGCTTTTTACTGTTTTCGATTCTATTTATCCCGCTTTAATTTTCGGATTTGTATGGAGTTTATTGATCTTCAATTTAGACCGATTTATCGTTTCTACCATTAAAAAAAGAGATCGGTTTTTAGACGAATTTCTACAAGCAACTCCACGAATTATATTGGCTGTTATCATTGCAATCGTAATTTCTAAACCTTTGGAAATTAAAATCTTCGAAAAAGAAATCAATACCGTTTTATTGAAAGAGAAAAACGAAATGGAGTTGGCCAATAAAAAGCAGATTGGAACGTATTTCAAAACAGATTTAGATAAAAACAAAGCTGAAATTGCAGCTTTAAAAGCAGATATTGTAAAGAAAGAGAAAGAAGTTAACGCTTTATATTCGACTTATATTACAGAAGCTGAAGGAACAACCGGAACTAAAAAACTTGGAAAAGGTCCTGTTTATAAAGAAAAACGAGAAAAACACGATGCCTCTTTAAAGGAATTTGAAACTTTAAAAGCAGCAAACGAGGCTAAAATTGCCGAAAAAGAAAAAGCAGGCGTAAAACTTCAAGCCGATTTAGATAAAAAAGTATCTCAGACTCAGCCTATCATTGAAGGTTTCGACGGATTAATGGCGCGTATAAATGCCTTGAACAAATTGCCTTGGCTTCCATCATTTTTCATTATGTTATTGTTTTTAGCAATCGAAACTTCTCCAATTATTGCCAAATTATTAGCACCAAAAGGCGAATTTGATTTCAAACAGGAAGAAGCCGAAACAGCAATGAAAGCCACTTTGTCACAAAATAAGTATCAGCGCGATTTATTGGTAAAAACCAGCGCCGAAATGCATGATAAAGTTTATGCAGATATTGCCGAAGATAAAAGTCTGTACGATCTACAGCGCAAAAATGCAAAAGAGTTACTCGAACTGCAATCGCATAAATTTGTAGAAAAGCAGAAAGCGACCTTGTAAAAGGTAATCTGTGAAACGTAATCTGTAAAATGTAAAAGTCTTAAGTTCTAAATGAACTTAAGACTTTTTTTATTTTCAGTAAGAAGTCATTTTACTTCTCACAAATTACATTTTACATATAACTTAAAATCTCTTTTTTATAGGTATCATATTCTCCCTGCATGATCAAACCGTTGTCAAGGAGCTTCTTGTAGTTCTGTAATTTATCAAAAAGTTCTTCTTTAGATAAATCACTTAATTTACGTTCACCGGCTGGCTGTGTTGGAAGCGGCTCATAAGTTGTTTCTGTAAAAGCTGGAGCAGAAGGCAAAATTTCAGCAAAACTAGTTACTTCTTCAGTTTCTACTTCTTCAACTTCCTCTTCTGTTTCCTCTTCGTATTCTGGTTCAATAGTTTCTTGAACTGGTGCAGCAGCAGAAACTGGATTTTTCAGTAAATCCAATTGCTCTTTAGCGTAAGTATAAATTTTTCTAGCCTGAATTTTTGGAATATAATCAATAGAAACCGCTAAATCTGTTTTGGTACCAAATGAAAATTCAGAACCTAAAATGTTTTCTTTTACAAAAGTGCTCGCAATATCATCCCAAGTGTAATCTGTAAAATCCATAGAAAGACCTAAATTCTTAGGCTTACAAATAATGATACGCTTGTTTGTTAATACAATGCTGTCTGGAAAAACAGTAATAGCAGGTTTTTTTTGCACTGCAATATATCCAACTTCTTCGCCTTTCATTAATAAATCTGTAAGTTTCGAAGTGATTTTTTCAATCGCTTTTGGATCTTGTTCTTCGTTCAGAAATTTTTTAAATTGTTCTTTCATTTTTTTAAGTTGCTAAGTTGCTTGTCCCGAAGCTTCGGGACTAAGTGGCTGAGTTTTTTACTGACGTTACAAATGTAATGCCTAATTTTTTAATTCGATAATTTCACTCTGAATTTTCTTTGTCAAACTTTTGAAAACCAATTCATACGAATGATCGATCAATTCTTTGACAAACTTGTCTGGAAGATTTCCGTTTAAAGCAATCGTATTCCAATGTACTTTACTCATATGAAATCCGGGTTGTATTTCGTCATATTCAGCTCTGAGTTCCTGCGCTCGCTCTGGATCGCATTTTAAATTAACAGACTGCTCATTTTTTTCCCATTGCGATAAAGAAGATAGGGCAAACATTTTACCGCCAACTTTAAAAACCAAAGTATCTTCATCAAAAGGAAAATGTTCGCTGACACCTTTTTTTGACAGACAATATTCGTAAAATGTTTCTAAATTCATAATTGTTTATTTACCAATTTCACCTAAGTGCGTGTATTTAAAACCCTTTTCAAATTTCAATCCGTAACCGAAAATTCGATCCATTGCCGAATGTGAA from Flavobacterium fluviale includes these protein-coding regions:
- a CDS encoding DUF4407 domain-containing protein, yielding MLKQFFILCSGVDRDLLKDCSEGEQTKYVGIGATVFFTAVMAFLASAYALFTVFDSIYPALIFGFVWSLLIFNLDRFIVSTIKKRDRFLDEFLQATPRIILAVIIAIVISKPLEIKIFEKEINTVLLKEKNEMELANKKQIGTYFKTDLDKNKAEIAALKADIVKKEKEVNALYSTYITEAEGTTGTKKLGKGPVYKEKREKHDASLKEFETLKAANEAKIAEKEKAGVKLQADLDKKVSQTQPIIEGFDGLMARINALNKLPWLPSFFIMLLFLAIETSPIIAKLLAPKGEFDFKQEEAETAMKATLSQNKYQRDLLVKTSAEMHDKVYADIAEDKSLYDLQRKNAKELLELQSHKFVEKQKATL
- a CDS encoding TonB-dependent receptor; the protein is MKKFLLLTTFFLLAFTGFAQKAIISGKILDADDKLPLPGAMVQIVGEKKYTVSDYNGRFELLNINEGTYKVEVKYIGYTSLTQEIKVEQGKNNVIDFALKTSGTELNEVVVGDILKGQAKALNQQKNNKNIGNVISSDQMGRFPDANVGDALKRVPGITMQNDQGEARNIIIRGLAPSLNSVTLNGDRIPSAEGDNRNVQMDLIPSDMISTIEVNKTLTSDMDADAIGGSVNLITRATPNGERISATLAGGYLPIREHASYTAGFVYGNRFFDNKLGAVFSGSYNNVDYGSDNIENEWVRDEFGNDYLQAAEIRKYDVQRIRRSGSIALDYKFDENNTIFANAIYNWRDDRENRFRTTYDDIEAIYDGETITGFEGRVKRQTKGGLDNSRNKNRRLEDQRVQNYSLRGEHLINSTLDLDWSANYAKAREYRPGERYIEYRQKGLEMFQDLSNPRFPLLTTAGEATDEFEFDSVTENTDETSESEFGAKVNIRFPFSVIAGEKGRLRTGLRLRLKEKERNNMFYSYSTLTDGMELLSEVPTSYYDGQGFNPGSKYVPGTFASVSYLGSLDLNNSTLFEKETDPAEYLAVNYNAKERITAAYVRWDQDFNDKLSMVLGFRVENTHIDYTGNRVLDEEELESKINNTNSYTNLLPSISFQYNATKDLILRAAATTALARPNYYALAPYVNNIAADKEITAGNPDLDATYSYNYDFMAENYFKSVGLISGGVFYKRLNDFIYNYSDNQYTDAKFAADFPNQINPIPAGENWSFLQSRNGNTVDVYGFEVAFQRQLDFLPGKFLKGFAVYVNYTYTQSKAKGIADEDGNERNDISLPGTTPHMFNGSLSWENKRFSARISTNFTSDYLDELGSESYKDSYYDKQFFLDANASYKITPKLRFFAEANNLTNQPLRYYQGVAAHTKQAEYYQARYNFGLKLDL
- a CDS encoding phytase; the protein is MKNKSILAFLLLSLAFTACKDDKLAPIQPNAVKPTTVTAALPHDTDDPSIWINPNDASKSIIVGTDKDTDGGLYAFDLNGKILKKSIPLKRPNNVDIAYGLIIDGKKVDIAVTTERESTKIRIFSLPDLEPIDNGGIEVFAGESQRDPMGVALYTRPSDQKIFAVVGRKTGPSGSYLWQYELSGNGKFAAAKVVRKFGTYSGKKEIEAIAVDNELGFVYYCDEQVGIRKYKADPASNDNKELAFFGQKDFKADHEGIAIYKKTDSTGYILVSNQQANSFMVYPREGAKGNPNSHTLLAEVPTSTIECDGADVTSVNLGGQYKNGLFVAMSNGMTFHYYAWDLIQKRIDEAKK
- a CDS encoding MmcQ/YjbR family DNA-binding protein, whose product is MNLETFYEYCLSKKGVSEHFPFDEDTLVFKVGGKMFALSSLSQWEKNEQSVNLKCDPERAQELRAEYDEIQPGFHMSKVHWNTIALNGNLPDKFVKELIDHSYELVFKSLTKKIQSEIIELKN
- a CDS encoding PH domain-containing protein — protein: MKEQFKKFLNEEQDPKAIEKITSKLTDLLMKGEEVGYIAVQKKPAITVFPDSIVLTNKRIIICKPKNLGLSMDFTDYTWDDIASTFVKENILGSEFSFGTKTDLAVSIDYIPKIQARKIYTYAKEQLDLLKNPVSAAAPVQETIEPEYEEETEEEVEEVETEEVTSFAEILPSAPAFTETTYEPLPTQPAGERKLSDLSKEELFDKLQNYKKLLDNGLIMQGEYDTYKKEILSYM
- the pckA gene encoding phosphoenolpyruvate carboxykinase (ATP), which encodes MDTNTVFAQSISLKELGIENAKVRYQLSADELHAITLQSGQGVENSTGALAINTGEFTGRSPQDRFIVKDDITKDQVWWGNVNIPFEPQAFEKLYNKVTAFLSDKEVFVRDSYVCSDPNYRLNVRVVTETAWSNLFCYNMFLRPEESELANFTPEWTVVCAPNFMADPAVDGTRQSNFAILDFTKKIALIGGTGYTGEMKKGIFSALNFILPVFKNTLPMHCSANVGEDGDTAIFFGLSGTGKTTLSADPERKLIGDDEHGWTNENTVFNFEGGCYAKVINLTEENEPDIFRAIKKGALLENVVFKAGTNEVDFDDVSITQNTRVSYPITHIDNVQPGLVGHNPKNIFFLTADSFGILPPISRLNPGQAAYHFISGYTAKVAGTEAGVTEPQPNFSACFGAPFMPLHPTRYAEMLSKKMKDAGVKVWLINTGWTGGPYGIGSRMKLKYTRAMITAALKGELDNVEYADHKVFGIAKPQSCPNVPEEILNPRNTWEDKELYDQKALELAQKFKANFAKFEEFANAEILAGAPITE